One segment of Salvelinus fontinalis isolate EN_2023a chromosome 12, ASM2944872v1, whole genome shotgun sequence DNA contains the following:
- the LOC129867134 gene encoding WAP four-disulfide core domain protein 1-like produces the protein MPGCHIRMPLMLVLCMLVLSCGSGGARRIRKRGLNQKDYEYPNQQSQSTQHQKNDRCPPPPQMLPEQACEVPGCRSDSECERHKRCCYNGCIYACLESVQPPPVLDWLVQPKPRWLGGNGWLLDGPDEVLQAEACSTTEDGDEPLHCPTGYECHIINQGNPAAGIPNRGQCIKSRGNSDGRPMRQKSYKDYKDYLGIGSSSNNAVANEKHHHKHMG, from the exons ATGCCTGGCTGTCACATCCGTATGCCCCTGATGTTGGTGCTCTGCATGCTGGTGCTGTCCTGTGGGTCAGGAGGTGCCCGGCGGATCAGAAAGAGAGGGCTTAACCAAAAG GACTATGAGTATCCAAACCAGCAGTCCCAATCCACGCAGCACCAGAAGAATGACCGCTGCCCACCCCCACCTCAGATGCTGCCGGAGCAGGCCTGCGAGGTGCCCGGCTGCCGCTCTGACTCAGAGTGTGAGCGCCACAAACGCTGCTGCTATAACGGCTGCATCTACGCCTGTCTGGAGTCAGTGCAGCCCCCACCAG TGCTGGACTGGCTGGTTCAACCCAAGCCTCGGTGGCTGGGAGGGAATGGCTGGCTTCTAGATGGTCCAGATGAGGTACTGCAGG CGGAGGCCTGCAGCACCACAGAGGATGGTGACGAGCCCCtgcactgtcccacaggctatgAGTGCCACATCATCAACCAAGGAAACCCCGCCGCTGGCATCCCCAATCGGGGACAGTGCATCAAGTCTCGTGGCAACTCTG ATGGACGTCCCATGAGGCAAAAGTCCTACAAGGACTATAAGGATTACTTGG GAATTGGAAGCAGCTCAAATAATGCAGTGGCCAATGAGAAACACCACCACAAACACATGGGATGA